A region from the Corylus avellana chromosome ca7, CavTom2PMs-1.0 genome encodes:
- the LOC132188140 gene encoding non-classical arabinogalactan protein 30-like, translated as MGSSHLVVLFSLLLLPLAFPSIAAIGDVPTKTPENKTEVVVEGIVYCQSCEHVGTWSLTGAKPIPSAKVGVVCKDHKKRVSFYEAFEANENGYFYAPLEGFKMSNSILEHPLQACKVKLLSSPVVNCSNPTNVNYGLYGSPLRYEEKKLIGKNYEAVIYAAGPLAFRPAYCPIKPHN; from the coding sequence ATGGGAAGCAGCCACCTTGTAGTCCTCTTCTCACTCCTGCTCCTCCCTTTGGCCTTCCCTTCCATAGCTGCTATTGGAGATGTCCCAACAAAAACACCAGAGAACAAAACAGAAGTGGTGGTGGAAGGCATTGTCTACTGCCAGAGCTGCGAGCACGTAGGAACATGGTCTTTGACTGGAGCCAAGCCCATCCCTTCGGCTAAAGTAGGTGTAGTCTGCAAGGACCACAAAAAAAGAGTCAGCTTCTACGAGGCTTTTGAAGCAAACGAAAATGGCTACTTCTATGCACCACTGGAGGGATTCAAGATGAGTAACTCTATATTGGAGCATCCCCTCCAAGCGTGCAAAGTGAAACTCCTTTCATCTCCTGTTGTAAACTGCAGCAACCCCACCAATGTTAATTATGGACTCTACGGCTCTCCTCTTCGTTATGAAGAGAAGAAACTGATTGGAAAGAACTATGAGGCTGTGATCTATGCTGCAGGCCCCTTGGCTTTCCGTCCAGCTTATTGCCCTATCAAACCTCACAACTAA
- the LOC132188232 gene encoding uncharacterized protein At5g39865-like: MWAPWLKSPSRVRTTSKPRPLNFSCSSFKDIQTLCDEESKPEPEPKSPKSPSIFHRVRVSASVLRAWARRNATPPPSPSHSSQPSITLPGADQRIVLYFTSLRVIRKTFEDCRAARSILRGFRIPMDERDVSMDGQFLDELQEIIGCKNFSLPIVFIGGRYIGGAEEIRQLHESGELKKLIARLPVVDPNACDLCGGLRFIVCERCDGSHKLYIEKIGFRSCTVCNVNGLIRCPSCSSVLQRTPKK, encoded by the coding sequence aTGTGGGCGCCATGGTTAAAATCACCAAGCAGGGTCCGCACCACATCAAAGCCACGCCCACTAAATTTCTCTTGCTCATCCTTCAAAGACATCCAAACCCTCTGTGACGAAGAATCCAAACCCGAACCCGAACCCAAATCCCCAAAGTCGCCCTCCATTTTCCACCGGGTCCGGGTCTCCGCCTCAGTCCTCCGCGCATGGGCCCGCCGCAATGCAACTCCGCCACCATCCCCTTCCCACTCATCACAACCGTCCATCACACTCCCCGGCGCTGATCAGCGCATCGTGCTCTACTTCACGAGCCTCCGCGTCATACGCAAGACCTTCGAGGACTGCAGAGCCGCCAGATCGATTCTCCGAGGCTTCCGCATCCCGATGGACGAACGAGATGTATCGATGGACGGCCAGTTCTTAGACGAGCTGCAGGAGATCATAGGGTGTAAGAATTTTAGCCTACCAATAGTTTTCATTGGTGGGAGATACATTGGTGGGGCCGAGGAGATCAGACAGCTGCATGAGAGTGGGGAGTTGAAGAAATTGATAGCGCGGTTGCCGGTGGTCGACCCGAATGCATGTGATCTATGTGGAGGACTTAGATTCATTGTATGTGAACGGTGTGATGGGAGCCACAAGTTGTACATAGAGAAAATCGGGTTCAGGAGCTGCACGGTCTGCAATGTGAACGGTCTGATCAGGTGTCCTTCTTGTTCTTCCGTGCTCCAGCGCACCCCCAAGAAATAA
- the LOC132188433 gene encoding uncharacterized protein LOC132188433 has translation MADSAEEEQPQIPPNPNTDGEEHQDPSNVQEEENDVVDDEEEDEEEDDDDEEEQEPPPKPLSRESQIRAHKSKMDNLFRRMQSEKVPLRVHDVLIKGNTRTKDSLIEAELEGLKKATTLQGLLEAAGIANARLQQLEIFESVRVTLDSGPPELPGTANVIVDVVETSSPLSGDLGAYMKTTARSWTVEGSLKYKNWFGYGDLWDGSLAYGPNQTSEVSAGVFLPRFRGFSTPLLARVSLLSQDWQEFSSYRERFLGLSLGLFSTRYHDLVYNLGWRALTDPSQMSSRSVRRQLGHSLLSSLKYTFKIDRRNSAVRPIKGYAFVSTTQVGGLTPDHRSLRFLRQEFDLRYAIPFGFYHAALNFGISGGVLFPWGRGFLDKPSPLPERFFLGGDFSPVCTIGGPTTVWGFKTRGLGPTEPRRQIRDKSNDESSDFPGRDFIGGDLAVTAFADLSFDLPIKWLREHGVHGHIFAGAGNLAQLTENEFQNFSFRKFLESFRSSVGVGVVVPTKIFRLEGNFYYMLKQDVHDRGKTGFRFSFSAPT, from the exons ATGGCAGACTCAGCCGAAGAGGAACAACCCCAAATCCCGCCAAACCCTAACACCGACGGAGAAGAACACCAAGACCCCTCAAATgtccaagaagaagaaaacgatGTCGTCGATGACGAAGAGGAGGACGAAGAAGAAGACGACGACGACGAAGAGGAGCAAGAACCGCCGCCGAAGCCTCTCTCCCGAGAGTCCCAAATCCGCGCGCATAAGTCGAAGATGGACAACCTCTTCCGCCGAATGCAGAGCGAGAAGGTCCCTCTCCGAGTCCACGACGTTTTGATTAAGGGAAACACGCGGACTAAGGACTCGCTCATCGAGGCCGAGCTCGAGGGATTGAAGAAAGCCACCACATTGCAAGGTCTGCTCGAGGCGGCGGGGATTGCCAATGCGAGGCTTCAACAGCTCGAGATTTTCGAATCCGTTAGGGTCACGCTTGATTCGGGCCCGCCGGAGCTTCCCGGGACCGCGAATGTCATCGTCGATGTTGTCGAGACCAGTAGCCCTCTCTCCGGTGACCTTGGGGCTTACATGAAGACCACG GCTAGATCTTGGACGGTCGAAGGTTCACTTAAGTATAAAAACTGGTTCGGTTATGGGGATCTGTGGGATGGTTCTTTGGCATATGGTCCCAACCAGACATCGGAGGTTAGTGCTGGTGTGTTTCTGCCCAGATTCAGAGGATTTTCAACTCCTCTGCTGGCACGAGTATCCCTGCTTTCCCAAGATTGGCAAGAGTTCTCTTCTTACAGAGAACGATTCTTGGGCCTTTCTCTTGGCTTGTTTTCCACCAGGTACCATGACTTGGTATACAATCTTGGATGGCGTGCCTTAACGGATCCATCACAAATGTCATCCAGGTCAGTAAGGAGGCAGCTTGGACACAGTTTGCTTTCATCTTTAAAATACACATTTAAGATTGACAGGAGGAATTCAGCTGTGAGGCCTATTAAAGGATATGCTTTTGTTTCTACCACTCAAGTAGGTGGCCTCACACCAGATCATCGGAGCTTGCGATTTTTGCGACAG GAGTTTGATCTTCGATATGCTATCCCTTTTGGGTTTTATCACGCTGCACTCAACTTTGGGATCTCTGGTGGTGTTTTATTTCCATGGGGCCGTGGATTCTTGGACAAGCCCTCGCCCCTGCCGGAAAGGTTCTTCTTAGGTGGTGATTTCTCTCCAGTTTGCACTATTGGAGGCCCAACAACTGTGTGGGGATTTAAGACAAGAGGACTGGGACCCACAGAGCCACGAAGGCAAATTAGAGATAAATCTAATGATGAGAGTTCTGATTTTCCTGGAAGGGATTTTATTGGTGGAGACCTTGCTGTTACTGCTTTTGCAGACCTTTCTTTTGACCTTCCAATTAAGTGGTTAAGAGAACATGGAGTCCATGGACACATTTTTGCTGGTGCTGGAAACCTCGCTCAATTAACAGAGAATGAGTTCCAAAATTTCTCTTTTCGTAAGTTCTTGGAGTCATTCCGAAGCTCTGTAGGAGTCGGGGTTGttgtccccaccaaaattttccGCCTAGAG GGTAATTTCTACTACATGCTCAAGCAAGATGTCCATGACCGTGGGAAGACTGGCTTTCGGTTTAGCTTCTCTGCTCCAACATAG
- the LOC132186897 gene encoding inactive receptor-like serine/threonine-protein kinase At2g40270: MDQEWKLGRLVGVMVVCLLCMSLRLTWCLNDEGLALLRFRERVVSDPFGALSNWKDEDGVVDPCSWFGIECSDGKVVALNLKGLCLGGTLGPELAKLVQIKSIILRNNSLSGIIPEEIGELKELEELDLGYNNFCGTLPAELGSNLSLTILLVDNNEQLGNLSPEIDGLQLFSESQVDENQLSNAAKGSSCHKRCVAWSIAQNEVMVQRRLLQRTGPGGERADPPPPIPSPSPPALKAGPPPPDSPSSSPNSAPTTTNSSSPSPNSAPTTTNSSSPSPNSAPTTTNSSSPSPKSAPTTTNSSSPSPNSAPTTTNSSSPSPKSSPTTTNSSSPSPNSAQVPSSPKLSGSHSNIRLVLILVGAIGGAILISIIGVYLCKTNKVATVKPWATGLSGQLQKAFVTGVPKLKRSELETACEDFSNVIGSSPIGIVHKGTLSSGVEIAVASVAVTSAKDWSISLEAHFRKKIDTISKVNHKNFVNLLGFCEEDEPFTRMMVFEYAPNGTLFEHLHIKEAEHLDWRMRLRIAMGMAYCLEHMHQLNPPIAHNNLNSSAVCLTEDYAAKISEFSFWNEIVAAKIESAGLRNIHTPSVGPESNVYSFGVILFEMVTGRVPYSVDSSSLEDWASDFLRGEQPLREIVDPTLTSFQEVQLELIGEVIKSCVHPDPKHRPAMREVSARFRAITGITPEGANPKLSPLWWAELEVASADGS; encoded by the exons ATGGACCAGGAATGGAAACTGGGACGTTTGGTAGGCGTCATGGTGGTGTGCCTCTTGTGTATGAGTTTGCGTTTGACTTGGTGTCTCAACGATGAAG GTTTGGCTCTGCTGAGGTTTAGAGAGAGAGTGGTGAGTGACCCCTTTGGGGCTTTGTCCAATTGGAAAGACGAAGATGGAGTCGTTGATCCATGTTCATGGTTCGGGATCGAGTGCTCAGATGGAAAAGTTGTGGCCTT GAACTTGAAAGGCCTTTGTCTTGGAGGAACACTGGGACCTGAGCTTGCAAAGCTAGTTCAAATAAAATCTAT TATTTTGCGCAATAATTCTTTGAGCGGAATCATTCCTGAAGAGATTGGAGAGCTGAAGGAGTTAGAGGAGTTGGATTTGGGGTACAATAACTTCTGCGGAACACTCCCAGCTGAACTTGGCAGTAATCTTTCCCTCACAATCCT TCTAGTGGACAACAATGAGCAACTTGGTAACTTATCTCCTGAGATTGATGGACTTCAGTTGTTTTCTGAATCTCAAGTAGATGAAAATCAGCTTTCTAATGCTGCTAAAGGATCATCTTGCCATAAAAGATGCGTTGCTTG GAGCATTGCCCAAAATGAAGTCATGGTTCAGAGGAGACTGCTCCAAAGGACAGGACCGGGCGGTGAACGTGCAGACCCACCACCCCCAATCCCATCTCCATCCCCACCGGCACTAAAGGCTGGTCCTCCTCCACCTGATTCTCCCTCATCATCTCCCAATTCTGCTCCTACTACAACTAATTCTTCCTCACCATCTCCCAATTCTGCTCCTACCACAACTAATTCTTCCTCACCATCTCCCAATTCTGCTCCTACCACAACTAATTCTTCCTCACCATCTCCCAAGTCTGCTCCTACCACAACTAATTCTTCCTCACCATCTCCCAATTCTGCTCCTACCACAACTAATTCTTCCTCACCATCTCCCAAGTCTTCTCCTACCACAACTAATTCTTCCTCACCATCTCCCAATTCTGCTCAAGTGCCTTCCTCCCCAAAACTCTCTGGTTCCCATTCAAATATTCGTTTGGTTTTAATATTGGTTGGAGCAATAGGGGGTGCCATTCTAATTTCCATCATTGGTGTATATCTTTGTAAAACCAATAAGGTGGCCACTGTAAAACCTTGGGCGACAGGATTAAGTGGACAGCTTCAGAAAGCATTTGTAACTG GTGTGCCAAAGCTCAAGAGATCAGAGCTTGAAACAGCTTGTGAAGATTTCAGTAATGTCATTGGTTCTTCACCAATTGGTATAGTTCACAAAGGGACCTTGTCTAGTGGAGTCGAAATAGCTGTGGCTTCTGTTGCTGTGACATCTGCCAAGGATTGGTCAATAAGTTTAGAAGCACATTTTAGGAAGAAG ATTGACACAATATCAAAAGTTAACCACAAGAATTTTGTCAACCTTCTTGGATTTTGCGAGGAAGATGAGCCTTTCACCAGAATGATGGTTTTTGAATATGCTCCAAATGGAACACTCTTTGAGCATTTACACA TAAAAGAGGCTGAACACTTGGACTGGAGAATGCGGCTGAGAATTGCAATGGGAATGGCTTACTGCCTTGAGCATATGCACCAGCTAAACCCACCTATAGCCCACAACAACCTGAACTCTTCAGCTGTCTGCCTCACTGAAGATTATGCAGCCAAAATCTCAGAGTTCAGTTTCTGGAATGAGATCGTCGCAGCCAAGATAGAATCAGCTGGATTAAGGAATATACATACACCATCAGTAGGCCCAGAAAGTAATGTTTACAGCTTTGGTGTGATATTGTTTGAAATGGTTACCGGTCGGGTTCCTTACTCTGTGGATAGTAGCTCACTTGAAGACTGGGCATCTGACTTCTTGAGAGGGGAGCAACCGCTTAGAGAAATAGTTGATCCCACTTTGACATCCTTCCAAGAGGTGCAACTGGAGCTGATTGGTGAAGTGATAAAATCTTGTGTCCACCCTGACCCTAAACACAGACCGGCAATGAGAGAAGTCTCCGCAAGATTTAGAGCCATAACTGGAATAACCCCTGAGGGAGCAAACCCAAAACTTTCTCCTCTTTGGTGGGCAGAGCTTGAGGTTGCTTCGGCGGATGGAAGCTGA
- the LOC132188141 gene encoding non-classical arabinogalactan protein 30-like codes for MAFSRQLLILFSALMAFPAATIAADAEKKIDVVVEGVVYCQSCENAGTWSLSGAKPIPSAKVSVICKNYKDQVSYYKVFETDSNGYFYAQLEGFTMSQCLLEHPLQSCHVKPVSSPLENCNLLTNVNYGLYGASLRYENKRLFGSSYEAVVFAAGPLAFRPDHCPVP; via the coding sequence ATGGCATTCAGCAGGCAGCTCTTGATCCTCTTCTCAGCGCTCATGGCCTTCCCAGCTGCCACCATAGCTGCTGACGCAGAGAAGAAGATTGACGTGGTGGTTGAAGGCGTGGTCTACTGCCAGAGCTGTGAGAACGCTGGAACATGGTCTCTCTCTGGCGCCAAGCCAATCCCGTCTGCTAAAGTCAGCGTCATCTGCAAGAACTACAAGGACCAAGTCAGCTACTACAAGGTGTTTGAAACAGACAGTAACGGCTACTTCTACGCACAGCTTGAAGGCTTCACGATGAGCCAATGTCTTTTGGAACATCCTCTTCAGTCGTGCCATGTGAAGCCCGTCTCGTCTCCTCTTGAAAACTGCAACCTCCTTACCAACGTTAACTACGGTCTCTATGGCGCCTCGTTGCGTTACGAGAACAAGAGATTGTTTGGAAGCAGCTATGAGGCTGTTGTCTTTGCTGCAGGCCCCTTGGCATTCCGCCCAGATCATTGCCCTGTTCCCTAA
- the LOC132187321 gene encoding uncharacterized protein LOC132187321 — protein MANDPNDLFSSLISDIKTYSGKDPLLPWLRGIRKLKESLPSQLLNEKLPRFLQKCAQTFESDRRYRNDLRYLRVWLQLMDFVDDPRALLRTLEVNHIGTKRSLFYLAYALYYEKIKKFEEAEKMYHLGVQNLAEPMDELQKSYEQFLHRMERYKNKRTLRQEGRTAKGFLSGCSIPPNGSITEENKENICRVEGRYLMESNYTGVSENSCDDRTSQDLSTKKESIGKIGPGSISKQQATTKRESDGQRMFCTDDTVAVKFVDSVIVGKSEAEDACHHGLVEPTINMKEAMNVINSMFREPIETAPVGRRSRTSQPKEEGSSILQHGRTENCLPQQEPFAIYVDDEVSSEIGERNEEKDNLEQNDVESMTEGSLSSASRGNAFVFPSPKDLAPESSPQPKFREDTVVCRFVGSTILDEPVEVENVCHHGLVDPTINLKEAMDDINNMFGKPMDFVRTKRLRKQDKAPESKKEFGGFSILSDDDLEHQEVQLRSNLSGTSRECDLFEPTVFTKEAMDDINKLFGMPLDF, from the exons ATGGCCAACGACCCTAATGACCTCTTCTCCTCCTTAATATCAGACATCAAAACCTACTCTGGCAAAGACCCTCTTCTCCCTTGGCTCCG AGGGATCCGAAAGTTGAAAGAGTCGCTGCCTTCGCAGCTTCTGAACGAGAAGCTCCCCAGGTTTTTGCAGAAGTGCGCGCAGACCTTTGAGTCCGATCGGCGTTACAGAAATGACTTACGCTACCTCCGCGTTTGGTTACAGTTG ATGGATTTTGTTGATGATCCGAGAGCGCTTTTGAGGACCCTGGAGGTGAATCACATCGGGACAAAACGGTCTTTGTTCTACCTGGCATATGCTCTTTACTACGAGAAGATCAAGAAATTTGAGGAGGCTGAGAAAATGTACCATTTGGGGGTGCAGAA CCTTGCAGAGCCTATGGATGAGTTGCAGAAATCATATGAGCAGTTCCTTCACCGGATGGAGAGATACAAGAACAAGAGGACCCTG CGCCAGGAAGGAAGAACTGCCAAAGGGTTTTTATCTGGTTGCAGCATCCCTCCCAATGGCAGTATAactgaagaaaacaaagaaaatatatgcAGAGTTGAGGGAAGGTATTTAATGGAATCTAATTATACCGGGGTTTCAGAAAACTCTTGCGACGATAGAACAAGTCAAGATCTGTCCACAAAGAAGGAATCTATTGGAAAGATTGGACCTGGAAGTATCTCTAAGCAACAGGCAACTACCAAAAGAGAGTCAGATGGACAGAGGATGTTTTGCACTGATGATACGGTTGCGGTGAAGTTTGTAGACTCTGTCATTGTTGGAAAGTCTGAAGCTGAAGATGCTTGCCATCATGGGCTGGTTGAGCCTACGATAAATATGAAGGAGGCTATGAATGTCATCAACAGCATGTTTCGAGAACCTATAGAGACAGCTCCAGTTGGTAGGAGATCACGCACAAGCCAACCAAAAGAAGAAGGTTCTTCAATCCTGCAGCATGGTAGAACTGAAAATTGCCTGCCTCAACAAGAACCTTTTGCAATATACGTTGACGATGAAGTAAGTAGTGAAATTGGAGAGAGAAATGAGGAGAAGGATAACCTTGAGCAGAATGATGTTGAAAGTATGACAGAAGGTTCCCTTTCTTCTGCTTCACGTGGAAATGCTTTTGTGTTTCCTAGCCCAAAGGATCTTGCACCTGAGAGCTCGCCGCAACCAAAGTTTAGAGAGGACACAGTTGTTTGTAGGTTTGTTGGGTCAACTATTTTAGATGAGCCGGTCGAAGTTGAAAATGTTTGCCACCATGGCTTAGTAGACCCCACAATCAACTTGAAGGAGGCTATGGATGATATAAATAACATGTTTGGGAAGCCAATGGATTTTGTTAGGACCAAGAGATTGAGAAAGCAGGACAAAGCACCCGAAAGTAAAAAAGAATTTGGTGGGTTTTCAATACTTTCTGATGATGACTTGGAACACCAAGAAGTTCAGCTGCGGTCAAACTTATCTGGAACATCAAGAGAATGTGATCTGTTTGAGCCAACAGTGTTTACAAAGGAGGCCATGGATGACATAAATAAGCTGTTTGGCATGCCATTGGATTTTTAA